The following proteins are encoded in a genomic region of Portunus trituberculatus isolate SZX2019 chromosome 13, ASM1759143v1, whole genome shotgun sequence:
- the LOC123503200 gene encoding LOW QUALITY PROTEIN: discoidin domain-containing receptor 2-like (The sequence of the model RefSeq protein was modified relative to this genomic sequence to represent the inferred CDS: deleted 4 bases in 2 codons): protein MQSGGIPDEHISSSSYFDASVNAIYGRLMTEAGGGAWCPRDMVYKEGKEYLEVNLGALHVVTKVEVQGRFGNGQGMEFARQYKLQVWRPGLTHWVTYVDGRGEELLEGNTNTYLAQTSQLSPPIIATRVRFLPYSDHHRTVCMRVELYGCQYSDGLVSYSMPDGDLRGGDTALSDLTYDGLKRGGWLTGGLGQLTDGETGHTNFRVDALGMGRGYEWVGWKNTSRQGQPVPLTFQFDSLRNFSAVHVYVNNLFTKETMMFSKVRISFSVGGEYFANTAVEYRHDGDRIFEHARNVTIRLHGAVGRYVRLELFFALKWLMVSEVSFDSVPCRCNLTEEDEAAVVAAEAGTTAETVSDERLVEGRAPVVPAEQQSSAFLLGGLIILALVCGMVPLVLGVAYYHRRAARKSGKKSPPPSESGEARKVSMKMKDLHINVNLSPVSNGYAKAKGRLYGHVAVDEEASAMYQEPFKAPPMYNPAYYTLGHSASSDTPLKCALPDTDDSVDYAVPDVNMTPPPPFSEVYTPPPPVPLTKPPATLPTARTLREATLTAAPVPALPPPPDQEYYAAPLLCQPTNIQGTAGTVAYAVTDAAALGPEPPLPEVSRTQLRVMDTLGEGVFGLVQLCEARDSAPRKVVLKTLKLGADEETKKTFRQETQTLARLDNPNVARVVAASHAAEPPCALLEYPEHGDLCQFLQRHKVEEAGGPTTCVGVLDPPALSYGALVYMVTQVASGMQYLEAAGVVHRDLAARNCLVGRGLTVKVSDFAMSRPLYSADYYRLNEGRTLLPVRWMAWESVLQGRFSTRSDVWAFGVTLWEILTVARQQPFAELSDEGVLENASHCLHGDGAGRMTLPQPPLCPREIYDMMVACWRLADRQRPPFWEIVMFLQRKNLGYTFDYTN, encoded by the exons ATGCAGTCCGGCGGTATCCCTGACGagcacatctcctcctcctcctacttcgaTGCCTCCGTCAACGCGATATACGGCAG actAATGacggaggcaggaggaggcgcGTGGTGTCCTAGGGATATGGTGtacaaagaagggaaggagtacCTGGAGGTGAACCTGGGGGCGCTGCACGTGGTGACGAAGGTGGAGGTGCAGGGGCGCTTCGGGAATGGCCAGGGGATGGAGTTCGCTCGTCAGTACAAGCTGCAGGTGTGGCGGCCGGGACTCACGCACTGGGTCACCTATGTGGATGGGCGTGGCGAGGAG CTTCTGGAGGGCAACACAAACACGTATTTGGCTCAGACGTCACAGCTGAGTCCGCCGATCATCGCTACCAGGGTTCGCTTCCTCCCGTACAGTGACCATCACCGCACTGTCTGCATGCGTGTCGAGCTGTATGGCTGCCAGTACTCAG ACGGACTAGTATCGTACAGTATGCCTGACGGGGACCTGAGGGGCGGCGACACGGCCCTCTCAGACCTCACCTACGACGGGCTGAAGAGGGGCGGCTGGCTGACGGGAGGACTTGGCCAACTTACTGACGGGGAGACTGGACATACTAACTTCAGGGTCGATGCTTTGGGAATGGGccgag gttaCGAGTGGGTTGGGTGGAAGAACACAAGTCGCCAGGGCCAGCCAGTGCCTCTCACCTTCCAGTTTGACTCCCTCAGGAATTTCTCAGCCGTGCACGTGTATGTCAACAACCTCTTCACTAAGGAGACGATG ATGTTCTCCAAGGTTCGCATCAGCTTCAGCGTGGGCGGCGAGTACTTC GCCAACACTGCCGTGGAGTACCGCCACGACGGGGACAGGATCTTCGAGCACGCCCGCAACGTGACCATCAGACTGCACGGCGCCGTGGGCCGCTACGTCAGGCTGGAGCTGTTCTTTGCCCTCAAGTGGCTCATGGTGTCCGAGGTGTCCTTCGACTCGGTGCCCTGCCGCTGCAACCTGACGGAGGAGGATGAGGCAGCTGTGGTGGCGGCAGAGGCCGGCACTACGGCGGAGACGGTGAGTGACGAGCGGTTGGTGGAAGGGCGCGCTCCCGTGGTGCCCGCTGAGCAGCAGTCTTCCGCCTTTCTGCTGGGTGGGCTCATCATACTGGCGCTGGTGTGCGGCATGGTGCCGCTGGTGCTGGGCGTGGCCTACTACCACAGGAGGGCGGCCAGGAAGAGCGGCAAGAAGTCCCCGCCGCCCTCTGAGAGCGGCGAGGCGCGGAAGGTGTCCATGAAGATGAAGGACCTGCACATCAACGTGAACCTTTCGCCAGTGTCCAACGGCTACGCCAAGGCCAAGGGCAGACTGTACGGCCACGTGGCGGTGGACGAGGAGGCCTCCGCCATGTACCAGGAGCCCTTCAAGGCGCCTCCCATGTACAACCCCGCCTACTACACTCTGGGCCACAGCGCCTCCTCTGACACGCCCCTCAAGTGTGCCCTGCCGGACACCGACGACTCCGTGGACTACGCCGTGCCGGACGTCAACATGACACCGCCGCCGCCCTTCTCAGAGGTGtacacgccgccgccg cccgtGCCCCTCACCAAGCCTCCCGCCACGCTGCCCACCGCCCGCACCTTGCGCGAGGCCACCCTTACTGCCGCGCCTGTGCCtgccctgccgccgccgccagaccAAGAGTACTACGCCGCGCCGCTTCTGTGCCAGCCCACCAACATCCAGGGCACGGCGGGCACCGTGGCTTACGCCGTGACGGACGCCGCCGCGCTGGGCCCCGAGCCACCGCTACCCGAGGTGAGCAGAACGCAGCTGCGCGTTATGGACACGCTGGGAGAGGGCGTGTTCGGCCTGGTGCAGTTGTGCGAGGCACGGGACTCCGCCCCCAGGAAGGTGGTGCTGAAGACGCTCAAGCTGGGGGCGGACGAGGAGACCAAGAAGACCTTCCGGCAGGAGACGCAGACGCTGGCCAGGCTGGACAACCCCAACGTGGCGCGTGTGGTGGCCGCCTCCCATGCCGCGGAGCCGCCCTGCGCGCTGCTGGAGTACCCTGAGCATGGCGATCTCTGCCAGTTCCTGCAGCGACACAAAGTGGAGGAGGCGGGCGGCCCCACCACGTGCGTGGGTGTGCTGGACCCGCCCGCGCTGAGCTATGGGGCGCTGGTGTACATGGTGACGCAGGTGGCGTCGGGCATGCAGTACCTGGAGGCGGCGGGCGTGGTGCACCGTGACTTGGCGGCGCGGAACTGCTTGGTGGGGCGCGGCCTGACCGTCAAGGTGTCAGACTTTGCCATGAGCAGGCCGCTGTACTCCGCGGACTACTACCGCCTCAACGAGGGCCGCACGCTGCTGCCGGTGCGGTGGATGGCGTGGGAGTCTGTGCTGCAGGGCCGCTTCTCCACTAGGAGTGATGTGTGGGCCTTCGGCGTCACGCTGTGGGAGATCCTGACCGTGGCCCGCCAGCAGCCCTTCGCAGAACTGAGTGACGAGGGCGTGCTGGAGAACGCCTCCCACTGCCTGCACGGGGACGGCGCCGGCAGGATGACGCTGCCGCAGCCGCCGCTCTGCCCCAGGGAGATCTACGACATGATGGTCGCCTGCTGGAGGCTCGCGGACAGGCAGCGGCCACCTTTCTGGGAGATCGTCATGTTCCTGCAGCGTAAGAATCTCGGCTACACCTTCGACTACACCAACTaa